The Streptococcus gwangjuense nucleotide sequence AATAAAATGAATGATATAATACTTGATATCGTTCCAACAAGCAATTAAGCTACTAACCAGTAAGAACAATAAAGTAGAAAGCAAGCTAACATTGTTATTATTAAACAAATACACAATTCCACTTACTAGCGTCAAGGCGTAGCTGACTATGGTCAAACTAAATAACAATCGTTTTCCATCAATCACTCGCTCACCCCCGTTCTAATGTAATTTTTTAGATTTTTCAATATTTTTCAGCAATAAGAATCGGTATAAGGAAATATTTAGGAATAGAGCCAAAGCACTAATTCTTCTGCCCTTACGGAAAATAGGATTCCTAGCAATAGCAATGGCATGGCCTTTTAAAAAACGATGAATCTGGGAATAGGCTTCAAACTGTTTATACTGATCATCTAGCAACATCTTATCCAGAATAAAGAAGTGGGCATAAGCCAGTCTAAAGAAAGCAACCTCTTTCAAGTCAGGATAGTTTTTCATAACTTCATTATAAAACTTTTGATAGATATCAATATAGGCTAAATCCTTCTCTGCATAAGGCTTAGTTGTAATACTATCCCCTCTATGGAAATAGTAATAATAGGGTTTAGTATTAACCACATACTTCTTAGCCAACTTGATTAAATCAAAATGATAATAGGCATCTTCGTATATTAATCCCTTAGGAAAGGATAGGGCAGTTGCAATTTCTTTCTTGATTAGCTTATTGCAAATCGTTCCAGGAATTTTTTCACCTATGAGG carries:
- a CDS encoding glycosyltransferase family 2 protein, which encodes METALISVIVPVYNVAQYLEKSIASIQKQTYQNLEIILVDDGATDESGRLCDAIAEQDDRVSVLHKKNEGLSQARNDGMKQAHGDYLIFIDSDDYIHPEMIQSLYEQLIQEDADVSSCGVMNVYANDESPQSANQDDYFVCDSQTFLREYLIGEKIPGTICNKLIKKEIATALSFPKGLIYEDAYYHFDLIKLAKKYVVNTKPYYYYFHRGDSITTKPYAEKDLAYIDIYQKFYNEVMKNYPDLKEVAFFRLAYAHFFILDKMLLDDQYKQFEAYSQIHRFLKGHAIAIARNPIFRKGRRISALALFLNISLYRFLLLKNIEKSKKLH